In Atribacterota bacterium, the genomic window GAACTCTGCCAGTTCGGTGATATCTTATCAGCAAAAAGGAAGGTGGTGCTGGTAAAACGATACTTAGACCATGTATCTGCCACTTTTCCCGATCTTCTGGAGGAGATGCAGGGAATTGCCCTTGGAGCCGAGATGTCACTGGAAAGTATCGGAGAGTTGACCCTATGGGAAGAGTTAAAAGCCCTGGCGATGGATCCCCAAGACGGTGTTCCCCATGGCTGCACCAGCGTGTGTTTTCTCAATACCCCCGATGGAACCGTGGTAGGAAAGACCACCGACATCGAGGATTTTCAGAGACCCTACTATGTTCTTCAGCACCTCGTACCCCAAAATGGGTATCGGCTGATTGGTCTTGGAAAAATCGGCAGCACCAAAATCGAGGTTGGACTCAATGAAAAGGGTTTATGCATCGCCACCGGTTCGCTTGCACCCCTTGAACAGGATGTTGACGGAATTGAGCGGATGACTCTGGTGCGGCTGGCTTTAGAGCGTTGCAGCAACGTGGATGAAGCCATCACGTTTATCTCCCGTCATCACCTTATCCGTTTAGGTCTCTACTTTCTGCTCGCAGACCCCATTAAAGCATGCGTGATTGAAAAAAGCACCATCCATCAGGGATTTCGCTTTCCCAGTCATCAGGGGACCCTTTTTGCCACCAATTTCTATTTGACCCCGCACATGGCTCCTCTCATGAATCGGAATGCTTTCTACTACCAGAACGCTTTGGAACGGTATGCAAATCTGAGTATTCTCGTTGAAACCGGCCTTCCAGCACAAGGGCTCTCAGGTATGAAAACACTGCTTCGTAACCACAGTGCACTTGGACCAGTCTGTGCCCATTTCAACGATTTAGGTATGTGTAGTTTTTACGCGTGCATCATCTTACCCCAAACGCTCCGGTTTTTACTTGCGGACGGTTTTCCCTGCCAGACGGAATTCCAAGCGTTCTCTATACAGGTTCATCACCATCCACAGGAGGGGTTCTGATGAAAACAGGTCAAGGTCTACTCGACTGGTTTACAAAAAAAGAGGAAGAGAGCCAAACGAAAAGAACCTATGCAGCAATGATGTCAGATTACCTGGAAACCCAGGTTGACCGTATGAACGAAAGGAATCAAGCGCGACTCTCTGAGGGTACATTCTTTCTGCAACAAGACCAAATCCGTAAACGGCTCCTATCTTCCTTAGGGCTTAACCCCCTCCCCCCTCGAACGCCACTCCATGCTCGATGCGTGGGAAAAATCGACCCGGCGGAGTATGTCATCGAAAAAATTATTTTTGAGCCGCGCCCGCATTTTTTGACCCCTGCCCATCTTTATCTTCCACGCCACCGCCCTTTT contains:
- a CDS encoding C45 family peptidase, producing MLSMITMEGRPEEIGMAHGTQFKEQIHKAYQELCQFGDILSAKRKVVLVKRYLDHVSATFPDLLEEMQGIALGAEMSLESIGELTLWEELKALAMDPQDGVPHGCTSVCFLNTPDGTVVGKTTDIEDFQRPYYVLQHLVPQNGYRLIGLGKIGSTKIEVGLNEKGLCIATGSLAPLEQDVDGIERMTLVRLALERCSNVDEAITFISRHHLIRLGLYFLLADPIKACVIEKSTIHQGFRFPSHQGTLFATNFYLTPHMAPLMNRNAFYYQNALERYANLSILVETGLPAQGLSGMKTLLRNHSALGPVCAHFNDLGMCSFYACIILPQTLRFLLADGFPCQTEFQAFSIQVHHHPQEGF